A region from the Halobacillus mangrovi genome encodes:
- a CDS encoding inner-membrane translocator codes for MAYDVLMWLFLAALIIPANIYAINWHRRGNFPLWASGLLLAIFGVGLGFAVGGFLIGPGNSGQGGAIMAAFVGLVTVGNGLIHFFIGLIFTIGKLFTKKNT; via the coding sequence ATGGCTTATGACGTACTAATGTGGTTATTTCTTGCAGCATTGATAATCCCAGCAAACATATACGCAATCAATTGGCATAGAAGAGGGAATTTTCCCCTCTGGGCTTCTGGTCTTTTATTAGCAATTTTTGGCGTTGGGCTTGGCTTTGCTGTTGGTGGATTTCTGATAGGACCTGGTAACTCCGGTCAAGGAGGAGCAATAATGGCAGCTTTTGTAGGTCTTGTTACAGTAGGTAATGGATTAATACATTTCTTCATAGGGCTTATATTTACAATTGGAAAACTATTTACTAAAAAGAATACTTAA
- a CDS encoding VOC family protein, whose protein sequence is MSEGLLHHVEIYVSNLKKSESFWRWFLEELGYQSYQKWDEGQSWKLGETYLVFVQTKNKFLDVPYHRCRTGLNHLAFHASSRERVDKMTKMLKERGINILYENEHPFAGGEDYYAVYFEDPDRIKVEFVAL, encoded by the coding sequence GTGAGTGAAGGCTTACTTCATCATGTAGAAATTTATGTTTCCAATTTAAAGAAGTCAGAATCATTTTGGCGCTGGTTTTTGGAAGAGTTAGGTTACCAGTCTTATCAAAAATGGGATGAGGGACAAAGTTGGAAGTTAGGAGAAACTTATTTAGTGTTTGTCCAAACAAAAAATAAGTTTTTAGACGTACCTTACCACAGATGCAGGACTGGTTTAAATCATTTGGCTTTTCACGCATCTTCACGTGAAAGAGTAGACAAAATGACAAAAATGCTCAAGGAGAGAGGTATAAATATTTTATACGAAAACGAACATCCTTTTGCAGGTGGTGAGGATTATTATGCGGTTTACTTTGAAGACCCGGATAGGATAAAAGTAGAATTTGTTGCCCTATAA
- a CDS encoding flavin monoamine oxidase family protein, giving the protein MKNRADVYSYGNLEYPQDMKSIVRNGLTPTMNSKRIIIIGAGMAGLVAASLLKQAGHEVIILEGNNRIGGRIYTIREPFSKGLYLDAGAMRFPDTHNLVFEYIRKFNLPINVFINKNDLFLINGIQATDTLYESNPNIFNFPLPPQEQGKTAIELLSSAVKPFLDLYEQATPDEQDRLRKKFDRYSFDDHLRNNLLGNSLSPEAIRMVKVILGIEGFPELSFVDILLDIVRTVFNKDLKFYEITGGNDQLPLALLPELRQNISYYQKVHQIIQDNDGIIVTVRDRTTNEYHRIQGDYTIVTVPYSVFQFIEIYPYDSISFQKWKAIRELNYVSSVKVGLEFKSKFWESGNIGNIITDLPLRYTYSPSHNIGEAGPGVMLGSYSWAQNANLWNSLPNDERIREALQGLSRIYGNQVYKYFSKGTSYSWSQNQFSAGCFTLFAPNQASDFSDALYSPEGRIHFAGEHTSPFHGWVEGAIESAIRAAYEVNDKND; this is encoded by the coding sequence TTGAAAAACAGAGCTGATGTCTACAGTTATGGGAATTTAGAATATCCTCAAGATATGAAATCCATCGTCCGTAATGGATTAACTCCTACGATGAACTCTAAAAGAATCATTATCATTGGAGCTGGTATGGCCGGTTTAGTCGCTGCTTCTTTATTAAAACAAGCGGGGCATGAAGTAATCATATTGGAGGGAAATAACCGGATTGGTGGGAGAATCTACACAATACGTGAGCCTTTTTCAAAAGGACTCTATTTGGATGCAGGAGCCATGCGCTTTCCTGATACACATAACCTAGTATTTGAGTATATTCGAAAATTCAATTTACCTATTAATGTCTTTATTAATAAAAATGATTTATTCCTCATTAACGGAATTCAAGCTACCGATACGCTTTATGAATCCAATCCCAATATATTCAACTTCCCATTACCACCCCAAGAACAAGGGAAAACAGCTATAGAACTATTGTCGTCTGCAGTAAAACCATTTCTTGATCTTTACGAACAAGCAACCCCTGATGAGCAAGACCGTTTAAGAAAGAAATTTGATCGTTATTCGTTTGATGACCATTTACGAAATAACCTATTAGGCAATTCCTTATCTCCTGAAGCAATTCGTATGGTTAAAGTAATTCTTGGCATTGAGGGATTCCCTGAATTATCATTTGTAGACATCTTGTTAGATATTGTACGTACAGTTTTCAATAAGGACTTAAAATTTTATGAGATAACAGGTGGAAACGACCAGCTACCCTTAGCTTTATTACCTGAGCTCCGACAAAACATCTCATATTACCAAAAAGTACATCAAATTATTCAAGATAATGATGGAATTATAGTAACTGTTCGGGATCGTACTACGAATGAATATCATAGGATTCAAGGAGATTATACGATAGTCACCGTCCCATATAGCGTATTTCAATTTATTGAAATTTACCCTTATGATTCTATTTCTTTTCAGAAATGGAAAGCTATTAGAGAACTTAATTATGTATCATCTGTAAAAGTTGGTTTAGAATTCAAATCGAAGTTTTGGGAGTCTGGCAACATTGGTAATATTATTACCGATCTTCCACTACGCTACACCTATAGTCCAAGTCACAACATTGGAGAGGCTGGTCCAGGGGTGATGCTTGGAAGTTATAGTTGGGCCCAAAACGCCAACTTGTGGAATAGTTTACCCAATGATGAACGAATCCGGGAGGCCTTGCAAGGTCTTTCTAGAATTTACGGTAATCAGGTTTATAAGTACTTTTCTAAAGGTACTTCCTATAGTTGGAGTCAAAACCAATTCTCTGCTGGGTGTTTTACTCTGTTTGCACCAAACCAAGCATCTGATTTTTCAGATGCTCTTTATTCACCTGAAGGTAGGATCCATTTTGCCGGAGAACACACATCACCTTTTCATGGTTGGGTGGAAGGCGCGATTGAATCAGCAATTCGAGCTGCCTATGAGGTCAATGATAAAAATGATTGA
- a CDS encoding NCS2 family permease, translating to MRKFFRFNERETNYQKETLAGITTFLSMAYILVVNPIILSQAGMDKGALFTATALSAIVGSLLIGLLANFPVGIAPSMGLNSFFTFSVVIGMGIEWQVALTGVFIAGIIFMILSLLKIREKIINVIPKDLKHAIAGGIGFFIAFIGLKNAGIVVGSEETFVSIGNLTSPTTALAAFGFVITLMMLVRGIRGGIFYGIVLTSIIGMIVGLVDVPNAMVGEVPSLEPTFGVVFQHLGDVMTPEVLAVIFTFLFVAFFDTAGALIAVASQAGIMKENKIPNAGRALLADSTSGVMGAIFGTSTTASFVESSAGVAVGGRTGFTSIVISVCFFIALFFSPVLGVITPEVTAPALIIVGALMATEVREIDWSRFEIVVPAFVTIIMMPLTFSVATGIALGFILYPFAMIAKREWKQVHPIMYSLGCLFIMYFVFL from the coding sequence ATGAGAAAATTCTTCAGATTCAATGAACGGGAAACCAATTATCAAAAAGAAACGCTGGCAGGAATCACCACGTTTCTTTCTATGGCCTATATTCTTGTCGTCAATCCGATCATTTTAAGTCAGGCAGGCATGGATAAAGGAGCGCTCTTCACAGCGACAGCGTTATCCGCTATTGTCGGTTCGCTTTTGATTGGACTGCTTGCAAATTTTCCTGTTGGGATTGCTCCAAGTATGGGACTCAATTCGTTTTTCACCTTTTCTGTAGTCATTGGAATGGGCATAGAGTGGCAGGTCGCCTTAACTGGAGTGTTTATCGCAGGAATTATCTTTATGATTTTAAGTCTTCTTAAGATAAGAGAGAAGATTATTAATGTAATACCGAAAGATTTAAAACATGCCATTGCAGGCGGAATTGGCTTTTTTATTGCATTCATTGGATTAAAAAATGCAGGTATTGTTGTAGGAAGTGAGGAAACATTCGTATCCATTGGTAATTTAACATCACCGACTACTGCACTGGCTGCGTTCGGCTTCGTAATAACTCTTATGATGCTCGTACGTGGTATTCGCGGCGGGATTTTCTACGGCATTGTCCTTACAAGTATTATAGGGATGATTGTCGGGTTAGTAGACGTACCGAATGCTATGGTAGGAGAGGTGCCGAGTCTTGAGCCAACATTCGGCGTTGTATTTCAGCACCTGGGAGATGTGATGACACCAGAAGTCCTTGCTGTTATTTTTACTTTCTTATTTGTCGCATTCTTCGATACGGCTGGTGCCCTCATTGCAGTCGCAAGTCAGGCAGGTATTATGAAAGAAAACAAAATCCCAAACGCGGGTCGAGCTCTGTTAGCCGATTCTACTTCTGGAGTCATGGGAGCGATCTTCGGAACTTCAACTACAGCTTCTTTTGTTGAATCATCAGCAGGAGTCGCCGTTGGCGGTCGGACCGGTTTTACGAGTATAGTGATTTCTGTCTGTTTCTTTATCGCCTTATTCTTCTCGCCCGTACTCGGTGTCATAACACCTGAGGTAACCGCGCCCGCTCTTATCATTGTCGGAGCTCTAATGGCGACAGAAGTGAGAGAAATTGACTGGAGCCGGTTCGAAATCGTAGTTCCGGCATTCGTCACGATAATCATGATGCCGCTCACCTTCTCTGTTGCTACAGGGATTGCTCTAGGGTTTATCCTTTATCCATTCGCTATGATTGCAAAGAGAGAGTGGAAACAGGTTCACCCGATTATGTACTCTCTTGGCTGTTTGTTTATTATGTATTTTGTGTTTCTTTAA
- a CDS encoding secondary thiamine-phosphate synthase enzyme YjbQ, whose translation MNKVFEVKTNHHEQMIDVTSQVKEWIKNEGVKDGLVVVSSMHTTAGLTVNENADPDVKTDMLRRFSEVYPWEHPEDRHMEGNTAAHMKTSTVGHAQTLIIEDGSLVLGTWQGLYFCEFDGPRNRKFKAKIIKG comes from the coding sequence ATGAATAAGGTATTTGAAGTGAAAACAAATCATCATGAACAAATGATCGATGTCACATCTCAAGTGAAAGAATGGATCAAAAATGAAGGAGTGAAAGACGGACTTGTTGTTGTTTCATCCATGCATACGACTGCAGGACTAACAGTAAATGAAAATGCTGATCCGGACGTAAAAACGGATATGCTTCGACGCTTCTCAGAAGTCTATCCCTGGGAGCATCCGGAAGATCGGCATATGGAAGGAAATACAGCAGCTCACATGAAGACAAGCACCGTCGGGCATGCGCAAACCTTGATCATTGAAGACGGTAGCCTTGTGCTCGGGACGTGGCAAGGGCTGTACTTTTGTGAATTTGATGGACCACGCAATCGAAAATTTAAAGCGAAAATTATAAAGGGTTAA
- the dapF gene encoding diaminopimelate epimerase — protein MKVEFIKCHGSGNDFIMIDEMNESYDFSESERKELSILLCDRHKGVGSDGILFVMPSEKAEARMRMFNSDGTEAEMCGNGLRCVARYVIENLGKSEVAIETEKAVLASSKVAEIYPGIDTFSVAIEPVSFEVASLPMSVSSEQLIDESIPELSDKRTFTALSVPNPHIISIMDEVEQDELLKVGKKANHLPEVFPNGVNVSFVKVIEKNKIFVQTYERGVGLTNACGTAMSASSLVSTILGPNEVDTPIVVINKGGLVNCVVEKSEERYSIQLRGNGTYVYQSAVDINFENKEFHVYEKDFFNKENERYQELETYAQSQVGGGLS, from the coding sequence GTGAAGGTAGAATTTATTAAATGTCATGGATCTGGGAATGATTTCATCATGATTGACGAGATGAACGAATCGTATGACTTCAGTGAAAGTGAACGTAAAGAATTATCTATATTATTATGTGATCGTCACAAAGGGGTCGGGTCTGATGGTATTCTTTTTGTTATGCCAAGTGAAAAGGCTGAAGCGAGAATGCGTATGTTTAATTCAGATGGAACGGAAGCAGAAATGTGCGGTAATGGATTGCGGTGTGTCGCACGCTATGTCATTGAGAATCTAGGAAAATCTGAAGTGGCCATTGAAACCGAAAAGGCGGTCTTAGCCTCCTCAAAAGTAGCCGAGATTTATCCTGGAATCGATACATTCTCGGTCGCAATTGAGCCTGTTTCCTTCGAGGTAGCTTCACTGCCAATGAGCGTCAGCAGTGAACAATTGATCGATGAGTCAATTCCAGAGCTTTCAGACAAGCGGACATTTACAGCCTTAAGTGTACCCAATCCTCATATCATTTCGATTATGGATGAGGTCGAACAGGACGAATTATTGAAGGTTGGTAAAAAGGCGAACCATTTGCCAGAGGTTTTTCCAAATGGTGTAAATGTAAGCTTCGTGAAAGTAATAGAGAAAAATAAAATCTTTGTTCAGACCTATGAGCGAGGCGTAGGGTTAACGAATGCGTGCGGAACAGCGATGTCTGCTTCCTCGCTTGTATCCACTATACTAGGTCCGAATGAGGTCGATACACCTATTGTAGTCATTAATAAAGGTGGTCTTGTGAACTGTGTCGTAGAAAAATCAGAAGAACGTTACTCGATCCAGCTGAGAGGGAATGGGACTTATGTATATCAATCAGCTGTCGATATCAATTTTGAAAACAAGGAGTTCCACGTTTATGAAAAGGACTTTTTCAACAAAGAAAATGAGAGATATCAAGAGCTGGAAACCTACGCACAATCACAAGTTGGAGGTGGACTTTCATGA
- a CDS encoding DUF3951 domain-containing protein — protein sequence MSLSVFSTSLFVLLFIALILTVVYKVWIRKSIPSNVYTPFDYITGQSVHEFQEENKEDEQEEEKEQGDAKDE from the coding sequence ATGAGCTTATCCGTCTTTTCTACTTCGTTATTTGTCTTGCTTTTTATCGCTCTTATTCTTACTGTAGTATATAAAGTTTGGATCAGAAAAAGTATCCCCAGTAACGTCTACACTCCTTTTGACTACATCACGGGTCAGTCCGTTCATGAATTTCAAGAAGAGAATAAGGAAGACGAACAGGAAGAGGAAAAGGAGCAAGGGGACGCTAAGGATGAATAA
- a CDS encoding DinB family protein, with translation MSYQIIIETYKCHLQSYSPEQLRYISEEGVWSLGQMYKHLIEVAFEYLENVETCSASKQEQESGKTEAGIHIYKFGCFPPIKIKLPDVPDHTPSHSVSKEELLIGLDQVSNSLREWE, from the coding sequence TTGAGTTATCAAATAATCATTGAAACCTATAAATGTCACTTGCAAAGCTATTCACCCGAACAGCTTAGATATATTTCTGAAGAAGGAGTATGGTCTCTTGGTCAGATGTACAAGCATCTAATAGAGGTGGCTTTTGAATACTTAGAAAATGTAGAAACCTGCTCTGCTTCCAAACAAGAACAAGAATCAGGAAAGACCGAGGCAGGCATTCACATCTACAAATTTGGCTGTTTTCCTCCAATAAAGATTAAGCTGCCCGACGTTCCGGATCATACCCCTAGTCATTCAGTGAGTAAAGAGGAGCTTTTGATAGGTCTTGATCAAGTATCAAATAGTTTACGAGAATGGGAATAA
- a CDS encoding LysM peptidoglycan-binding domain-containing protein — MPMIQTKGLIYTVKSGDTLYSIAARYGSTVAAIESANHLFPPVTDRGLIFPDDVLVIPTSTSDPIVSHIVTNGDTLMAIAQTFDTYVDLLAGVNKLANPNLIVVGQRLLVPAFTYEVVSGDTLYAIASVYGVTVSDLEEANADRPGFQRDVIWPNYQLIVPIPTSRNIFVTNPLPGSTISNGQQFEGYARAFEAVINYQMRDGNGVVVTDERYAMADEGGPAYGVFSTTIPFDRQPTSNTGELWVYTISAKDGSIQDLIKIRVYF; from the coding sequence ATGCCAATGATCCAGACCAAAGGACTCATTTACACGGTTAAATCAGGAGACACACTTTATTCTATTGCTGCACGATACGGGAGCACGGTCGCTGCGATAGAGAGCGCAAACCATTTATTTCCCCCTGTGACCGATAGAGGGTTGATTTTTCCGGATGATGTACTCGTTATTCCTACCTCCACTTCCGATCCTATTGTGAGTCATATTGTAACAAATGGAGATACTCTTATGGCGATTGCTCAAACCTTTGATACTTATGTAGACCTGCTTGCAGGTGTAAACAAGCTGGCCAATCCGAATTTGATTGTAGTTGGGCAGCGTCTGCTTGTGCCTGCATTTACTTATGAGGTTGTCAGTGGAGATACGCTTTATGCTATCGCAAGCGTGTATGGGGTTACGGTTTCAGACTTAGAAGAAGCCAATGCAGACCGTCCTGGATTCCAAAGAGATGTGATTTGGCCGAATTATCAGTTGATCGTCCCTATTCCTACCTCAAGAAATATTTTCGTTACAAATCCGCTGCCAGGTTCTACTATATCTAACGGTCAACAATTTGAGGGTTATGCCAGAGCTTTTGAAGCTGTTATCAATTATCAGATGAGAGACGGTAACGGTGTTGTCGTAACCGATGAACGTTATGCCATGGCAGATGAAGGAGGACCTGCGTATGGAGTTTTCAGTACAACCATACCGTTTGATCGACAGCCGACGTCTAACACAGGAGAACTTTGGGTATACACGATAAGTGCTAAGGATGGAAGTATCCAGGACCTTATTAAAATTAGAGTATACTTCTGA
- a CDS encoding short-chain dehydrogenase → MKHALIIGGTGMLSNCCVQLAKQGYHLSILARNEEKMDSLKKKIDPISKMTKLLVDYTAEDKLRTAIRKAIQTHGPVSLVVSWIHSTAPEAPQVVIDEVSASGEPFRFFHILGSSSDPVAYKEALSLPSQGHYRTVLLGFFKEKEGSRWLTHGEISNGVGDAIEKDEPFYTVGEVEPWEERPGFQ, encoded by the coding sequence ATGAAACATGCTTTAATTATAGGCGGAACAGGTATGCTCTCTAACTGCTGTGTGCAACTAGCGAAGCAAGGATACCATCTTTCTATCCTTGCCAGAAATGAGGAGAAGATGGATAGCCTGAAGAAGAAAATAGATCCAATCAGTAAGATGACTAAGCTGCTCGTCGATTACACAGCAGAGGATAAACTGCGCACAGCTATTCGAAAAGCTATCCAAACCCATGGACCCGTTTCACTCGTTGTCAGCTGGATTCATTCTACGGCTCCAGAAGCACCTCAAGTTGTCATAGATGAAGTATCGGCATCTGGAGAGCCTTTCCGGTTCTTTCATATTCTTGGAAGTTCATCTGATCCGGTTGCCTACAAAGAGGCACTTTCATTACCTTCACAGGGGCACTATCGTACTGTGTTGTTAGGTTTCTTCAAAGAAAAAGAAGGTTCACGCTGGCTTACTCATGGCGAAATATCTAATGGTGTAGGAGATGCGATTGAAAAAGATGAACCGTTCTATACAGTAGGTGAGGTAGAACCTTGGGAGGAGAGACCTGGATTTCAGTAA
- a CDS encoding iron ABC transporter permease — protein MNATFRNTMIAVLTFGGGTALLCLLTFIHINQGNVEIPLGTVVDALMNPKDTIQHHTVRILRLPRAVMGIIAGGALAASGVILQTVTKNPLSSASTLGIHSGTYFAVVVTTIFFPFAMFANGIATAFIGGITTFAIVYLLSGAGNATPVRMVLAGMIVTFLFSSLTSVLQIFYENETQGLFLWGSGTLVQNNWDGVQFSLPLVALGLVIAFGFANKLDTLTLGDDVATALGQNVRTVKFISILAAVLLTSVTVSIVGPIGFVGLVAPHLIKLIGYRSHIPLLIGSALWGGNVLLGADVLARIIDPSFSELPVGAITALIGSPWLIWLVLRMKQEGNNQETGSVMAGKASANLSLWKVTPVLGIIILLTLFVSMASGNYGFEPIVAYDALFGQSNEFIKNFILNLRLPRALVALFSGAILAVSGLIFQGVLRNPLADPSVIGITSGAGVGALMTMFVFSVSTFWIPVGAMVGALIFFLIVMALGAKAEFQPTVLALLGIGISAFGSAIIQILVVQSDLGVASALTWLSGTTYAKGWAELLQYLIWPVILFIPLLVFYIKTLDVLSLGDDTAKGLGLRVRSVRFQMALIATLLAACSVAAVGSIGFVGLIAPHVARLLVGSANQKLLPVTMLLGGFLLIIADLFSRTLLAPNEIPSGILVALIGAPYFLWLMKKRAS, from the coding sequence ATGAACGCAACGTTCAGAAACACAATGATCGCGGTTCTCACCTTTGGAGGTGGGACCGCATTGTTGTGTCTTTTAACTTTTATACATATTAATCAGGGGAATGTGGAAATCCCATTGGGCACCGTCGTTGACGCGCTAATGAATCCTAAGGATACCATTCAGCATCATACGGTGAGAATCTTGCGTCTACCTCGAGCCGTGATGGGAATTATCGCTGGCGGAGCACTCGCTGCTTCGGGGGTTATTTTGCAGACAGTGACAAAAAACCCGCTGTCTTCTGCAAGTACATTGGGAATTCATTCTGGCACGTATTTCGCTGTCGTTGTAACGACGATTTTCTTTCCGTTTGCGATGTTTGCAAATGGCATAGCTACGGCGTTTATCGGAGGAATTACGACGTTTGCCATCGTCTACTTGCTCTCAGGGGCAGGCAATGCGACACCTGTCCGAATGGTATTAGCCGGAATGATTGTCACATTCCTATTTTCGTCCCTAACTTCTGTTCTGCAGATTTTTTATGAAAATGAAACTCAAGGGCTGTTCTTGTGGGGATCAGGAACACTCGTTCAAAACAACTGGGACGGTGTGCAATTTTCGCTTCCGCTTGTGGCGCTTGGATTAGTGATTGCCTTCGGGTTTGCGAACAAGCTGGACACGTTGACGCTAGGGGATGATGTGGCCACTGCCCTGGGTCAAAATGTCCGGACCGTCAAGTTCATTTCGATCCTTGCAGCCGTCCTTTTGACTAGTGTAACCGTGAGTATCGTTGGACCGATCGGATTTGTCGGACTTGTCGCTCCTCATCTCATTAAATTGATTGGATACCGCTCGCATATTCCGTTATTGATCGGCTCTGCCTTATGGGGCGGAAATGTGCTGCTCGGAGCTGATGTGTTAGCCCGAATTATCGACCCGTCGTTTTCTGAACTTCCAGTGGGAGCTATCACAGCACTAATTGGTTCCCCATGGTTAATCTGGCTCGTGCTAAGAATGAAGCAGGAGGGGAACAATCAGGAAACAGGCTCGGTTATGGCAGGCAAAGCTTCTGCGAATCTTTCACTTTGGAAAGTGACGCCAGTACTAGGGATTATCATCCTGCTCACTTTATTTGTGAGTATGGCGTCAGGGAATTACGGGTTTGAACCAATCGTTGCTTATGATGCATTGTTCGGTCAGTCAAACGAATTTATTAAAAACTTCATTTTGAATTTAAGACTGCCTCGTGCATTGGTTGCTTTATTCAGTGGAGCAATTCTTGCTGTAAGCGGACTGATTTTCCAAGGAGTACTAAGAAATCCATTAGCTGATCCTTCCGTGATCGGAATTACGTCAGGTGCAGGTGTCGGTGCTTTGATGACGATGTTTGTCTTCAGTGTTTCCACCTTCTGGATTCCTGTAGGGGCCATGGTCGGAGCGCTCATCTTCTTCTTGATTGTGATGGCTTTAGGAGCAAAAGCAGAGTTCCAGCCAACCGTGCTTGCGCTATTGGGGATCGGTATTTCAGCTTTTGGCTCAGCGATTATACAAATTCTTGTTGTTCAATCTGATCTAGGTGTCGCTTCTGCCTTAACATGGCTGTCAGGGACAACTTACGCTAAAGGCTGGGCTGAGCTGTTGCAGTATTTGATTTGGCCCGTCATTTTGTTCATTCCGCTTTTAGTGTTCTACATCAAGACGCTTGATGTCTTGTCACTGGGGGACGACACTGCGAAAGGGCTCGGACTTCGTGTCCGTTCGGTTCGTTTTCAAATGGCTCTAATCGCAACTTTACTTGCTGCATGCAGTGTTGCAGCTGTCGGTTCAATCGGCTTTGTCGGTTTGATTGCTCCGCACGTCGCGAGATTATTAGTCGGGAGTGCCAATCAGAAGCTGCTGCCTGTAACGATGCTTCTTGGAGGCTTTCTATTAATTATTGCGGACTTGTTCAGCCGTACGCTATTGGCACCGAATGAAATTCCATCAGGTATTCTCGTTGCGTTAATTGGTGCGCCATACTTTTTATGGCTAATGAAAAAAAGAGCTTCTTAA
- a CDS encoding ABC transporter substrate-binding protein — translation MKKFWLLALILMLTVLAACGGGEDTEESGGSESEGEQSEESADESRSVTIEDAMGEKTIEGTPKKVVVLEWTYAEDLQALGMEPVGVAGLDSYGDWVDVGIPFSDSVKDVGTRAEPNLEAISRLDPDLIIGVKFRHEGIADKLESIAPTVMFSPYSEEAAQDQYKNMIDEFNTIAKVVDKEDKAEEVLNNMEQTFKEQQERLKEADKDEMDYVITQAFTSQNTPTLRLFTDNSIVAKVMNKMGMNNAYESDKLEVYGYTSTTVETLQNYQDANFFYIVQEEDNIFTNQLKGNPAWENLKFVKENRTYKMPGDTWTFGGPLSAEVLAKQVVDAAVKEK, via the coding sequence GTGAAAAAGTTTTGGCTTTTAGCACTTATTTTAATGCTTACCGTTCTCGCTGCTTGCGGCGGGGGAGAAGATACAGAAGAATCAGGAGGTTCAGAGTCTGAAGGTGAACAGTCCGAAGAATCAGCCGACGAATCACGCTCTGTAACGATCGAAGATGCTATGGGGGAGAAGACGATCGAAGGCACTCCTAAGAAGGTAGTTGTTTTGGAGTGGACATATGCAGAAGACCTTCAAGCGCTAGGCATGGAGCCAGTCGGTGTTGCTGGTCTGGATTCCTATGGAGACTGGGTTGACGTAGGCATTCCTTTCAGCGATTCTGTCAAGGATGTTGGCACGCGTGCTGAGCCGAACCTCGAAGCGATCTCCCGCCTGGATCCAGATTTGATTATCGGAGTTAAATTCCGTCATGAAGGAATCGCGGACAAGCTGGAGTCCATCGCACCTACAGTTATGTTCTCTCCATATTCTGAAGAAGCGGCCCAGGATCAATATAAGAATATGATTGATGAATTCAATACAATTGCGAAAGTTGTTGATAAAGAAGATAAAGCAGAAGAAGTATTGAACAACATGGAACAAACATTCAAAGAGCAGCAAGAACGTCTTAAAGAAGCGGATAAAGACGAAATGGACTATGTGATCACTCAGGCGTTCACTTCCCAAAATACACCAACGCTTCGTTTATTTACAGATAACTCGATTGTCGCTAAAGTCATGAATAAAATGGGTATGAACAATGCCTATGAATCAGACAAGCTAGAAGTATACGGCTATACATCTACAACGGTAGAGACGTTGCAAAATTACCAGGATGCAAACTTCTTCTATATCGTTCAAGAAGAAGATAATATCTTCACAAATCAGCTGAAAGGGAACCCGGCTTGGGAAAACCTTAAGTTTGTGAAAGAAAATCGCACGTACAAAATGCCTGGAGATACTTGGACATTCGGCGGACCGCTATCTGCTGAAGTTCTTGCTAAACAGGTCGTAGATGCCGCTGTAAAAGAGAAATAA